Proteins from a single region of Streptomyces spectabilis:
- a CDS encoding DoxX family protein, with protein MSSYPSRPPAPSEGLTTPGAPVLHRAAPGAPDLRTGTDLGLLLLRVAVGLTMAGHGTQKLFGWFDGGGLNGTAEYFAADGYKAAKAMAWVAALTETFCGLGLAIGLLTPLAGAGILGIMLNAIATKWGGGFFAPEGVEYDLVLLTGAVALALTGPGRVAADHLLPVLRDHRFARGVAAVALGALSAAFVLVVLRD; from the coding sequence ATGTCTTCGTACCCTTCCCGTCCCCCGGCCCCTTCCGAGGGCCTGACCACCCCGGGTGCGCCCGTCCTTCACCGGGCCGCCCCCGGCGCTCCCGACCTCCGGACCGGCACCGACCTCGGGCTGTTGCTCCTGCGCGTCGCCGTCGGACTGACCATGGCAGGGCACGGCACGCAGAAGCTGTTCGGCTGGTTCGACGGCGGTGGCCTGAACGGCACTGCCGAGTACTTCGCCGCCGACGGCTACAAGGCCGCCAAGGCGATGGCCTGGGTCGCCGCCCTCACCGAGACCTTCTGCGGCCTGGGCCTCGCCATCGGACTGCTTACCCCGCTCGCGGGCGCGGGCATCCTCGGCATCATGCTCAACGCCATCGCCACCAAGTGGGGCGGCGGCTTCTTCGCCCCTGAGGGCGTCGAGTACGACCTGGTCCTGCTGACCGGCGCGGTGGCCCTGGCCCTCACCGGACCGGGCCGCGTCGCTGCCGACCACCTCCTGCCCGTCCTGCGGGACCACCGCTTCGCACGAGGCGTCGCGGCGGTCGCCCTCGGCGCCCTCTCGGCCGCGTTCGTCCTGGTCGTCCTGCGCGACTGA
- a CDS encoding GrpB family protein, with protein MPAQESQDEEQARVPMSAQEIEAATVGAAPRLDGQVTLRAYDPRWAEAFAREAAAIRDVLGGVRHEIEHAGSTSVPGLVAKPVVDMVLTLPEPGDEAAYVPALEGIGFRLAIREPEWFEHRVLRKQDLGSGADSANLHVFPSGCPEVTRMLSFRDRLRAHPDDRELYARTKRQLAARTWAYTQNYADAKSDVVAEILERAARGS; from the coding sequence ATGCCCGCACAGGAGAGTCAGGACGAGGAACAGGCTCGTGTGCCGATGAGCGCGCAGGAGATCGAGGCGGCCACGGTCGGGGCGGCGCCGCGCCTCGATGGGCAGGTGACGCTCAGGGCGTACGACCCGCGCTGGGCCGAGGCCTTCGCACGGGAAGCGGCGGCGATCCGGGACGTGCTCGGCGGAGTGCGGCACGAGATCGAGCACGCGGGGTCGACCTCGGTGCCGGGGCTCGTCGCCAAGCCGGTCGTGGACATGGTGCTCACCCTGCCCGAGCCCGGCGACGAGGCGGCGTACGTACCGGCCCTGGAGGGGATCGGATTCCGGCTCGCCATCCGGGAACCCGAGTGGTTCGAGCACCGCGTGCTGCGCAAACAGGACCTGGGGTCGGGCGCCGACTCGGCGAACCTGCACGTGTTCCCGAGCGGCTGCCCGGAGGTGACGCGCATGCTGTCGTTCCGTGACCGGCTGCGCGCGCACCCGGACGACCGGGAGCTGTACGCCCGCACCAAGCGGCAACTCGCCGCCCGCACCTGGGCGTACACGCAGAACTACGCCGACGCCAAGTCGGACGTGGTCGCGGAGATCCTGGAGCGGGCGGCGCGGGGGAGCTGA